The following proteins come from a genomic window of Gynuella sunshinyii YC6258:
- the cobI gene encoding precorrin-2 C(20)-methyltransferase, with translation MMSPENACFYGVGVGPGDPELLTLKALRHIQQADVIAYIANPEGHSQARQIVAEFLRPLAGTVTELPVVLAMSDERSAINREYDAAAAAICRHLREGRSVAFLCEGDPLFFASFSYLLDRIKPRFSCVVIPGISSPQAASARLQLPLTMLAESYAVISGRHDDAQILLTLKQFDSVVIMKAGRSRQRLLALLQQSGRSDDARYLEYIGRTDERVVEDVRTLADESGPYFSLFVVTRQERQSR, from the coding sequence ATGATGTCGCCTGAGAACGCCTGTTTCTATGGTGTCGGCGTCGGACCGGGAGATCCGGAACTGCTGACGCTGAAGGCATTGCGTCATATTCAGCAGGCCGATGTCATCGCCTACATCGCCAACCCCGAAGGTCATTCGCAGGCCCGGCAGATCGTCGCGGAATTTCTCCGTCCACTGGCAGGCACCGTGACCGAATTACCGGTGGTACTGGCCATGAGCGATGAACGCAGTGCCATTAACCGGGAATATGATGCCGCCGCCGCCGCCATTTGCCGGCATCTGCGGGAAGGGCGTTCGGTGGCCTTTCTGTGTGAAGGCGATCCACTGTTTTTTGCGTCGTTCAGTTATTTGCTGGACCGCATAAAACCCCGGTTCAGCTGTGTCGTGATACCCGGTATCAGTTCGCCGCAGGCCGCTTCTGCACGGCTACAACTGCCGTTGACCATGCTGGCGGAGTCCTATGCGGTGATCAGTGGCCGCCACGATGACGCGCAGATTCTGCTGACACTGAAGCAGTTCGACAGCGTGGTGATCATGAAGGCCGGTCGCAGTCGTCAGCGGTTGCTGGCGTTATTGCAGCAGAGTGGTCGCAGCGACGATGCCCGATATCTGGAATATATCGGCCGCACCGATGAACGAGTGGTGGAGGATGTCCGGACCCTGGCGGATGAGTCCGGCCCGTATTTTTCATTGTTTGTCGTCACCCGCCAGGAGCGTCAGTCACGATGA
- a CDS encoding cobalt-precorrin 5A hydrolase, translating into MIRIIALTETGHDLARRIQAYWPDSRLDFCPQPFTATVQQAFLNGERLIMICAMGIAVRTLAPVLADKHRDPAVLVLDEHGQFVVPLLSGHEGGANEWGRQLAGKLTAQLVLTTANPYLKPVYAVGMGCERGCSVTEIAELFHHCLGLAGLTAAKIETIHSIDIKADETGFIDFCNHVNKKFQTWSAEQLNTVKSQLSTRSDYVFRVVGVYGVAESAALYGAMAITGTPAELILNKHKSQRATCAIARSYPRTYPQEYTQT; encoded by the coding sequence ATGATCCGGATTATTGCCCTGACCGAAACCGGCCATGATCTGGCCCGGCGCATTCAGGCTTACTGGCCTGACAGCCGGCTGGATTTCTGTCCCCAGCCCTTCACTGCAACGGTACAGCAGGCGTTTCTCAACGGTGAACGCCTGATCATGATCTGCGCCATGGGTATTGCCGTCAGAACACTGGCTCCGGTACTGGCGGATAAACATCGGGATCCGGCGGTACTGGTGCTCGATGAACACGGACAATTTGTGGTTCCGCTGTTGTCCGGGCACGAAGGTGGCGCCAATGAATGGGGACGGCAATTGGCCGGCAAACTGACGGCTCAGTTGGTGCTGACCACCGCCAACCCTTACCTGAAACCCGTTTATGCCGTGGGTATGGGCTGTGAGCGCGGTTGCTCCGTGACCGAAATCGCAGAACTCTTCCACCATTGCCTGGGACTGGCCGGGCTGACAGCGGCCAAAATTGAAACTATCCACAGTATTGATATCAAGGCGGATGAGACCGGTTTTATTGATTTTTGTAATCATGTTAACAAAAAATTTCAAACCTGGAGTGCGGAGCAGCTAAACACCGTGAAATCACAGCTCAGCACGCGTTCAGACTATGTTTTCAGGGTTGTTGGCGTATATGGCGTGGCAGAATCAGCGGCTCTCTACGGTGCCATGGCCATCACCGGCACCCCTGCCGAACTGATTCTAAATAAACATAAAAGTCAACGTGCTACCTGCGCCATCGCGCGTAGTTATCCCCGAACTTATCCACAGGAATATACACAGACATGA
- the cobJ gene encoding precorrin-3B C(17)-methyltransferase, producing the protein MKQLFVVGAGPGDESWITPAASQAIQASSDLVAYGLYLELLAQQVSGKVHHELPLGAETERAELALNLAASGRTTALISSGDIGIYAMATLVFELLDQQLQGRRDHPEWLDVEIEVIPGISAMQAGASRVGAMLGHDFCTISLSDLLTPWETIVKRIECAAAGDFVVSFYNPVSRKRNWQLNHARDLLLQQRPATTPVLIGRQLTRSDEQIRITTLAELDAADVDMFTLVSVGNSESRHIINGTREWVYTPRGYSRKLTT; encoded by the coding sequence ATGAAACAGTTATTTGTTGTGGGCGCCGGTCCTGGAGATGAGAGCTGGATCACGCCGGCGGCCTCACAGGCCATTCAAGCCAGCAGCGATCTGGTCGCTTATGGCCTGTATCTTGAGCTGCTGGCGCAACAGGTCAGCGGCAAGGTCCACCACGAGCTGCCGCTCGGGGCAGAAACCGAACGCGCCGAACTGGCCCTGAATCTGGCCGCCAGCGGTCGCACAACCGCCCTGATTTCCAGCGGCGACATCGGCATCTACGCCATGGCCACTCTGGTGTTCGAACTGCTTGATCAGCAGCTACAGGGTCGCCGTGATCACCCTGAATGGCTGGATGTGGAAATAGAAGTCATTCCCGGCATCAGCGCCATGCAGGCCGGAGCCAGCCGGGTGGGCGCGATGCTGGGTCATGATTTCTGCACCATTTCCCTGTCGGATCTGCTGACGCCGTGGGAAACCATTGTCAAACGCATTGAATGCGCCGCTGCCGGCGACTTTGTGGTGTCGTTCTATAACCCGGTCTCCAGGAAACGCAACTGGCAGCTCAATCATGCCCGTGACCTGTTGTTGCAGCAGCGGCCGGCGACCACACCGGTGCTCATCGGCCGGCAGCTGACCCGCAGCGACGAACAGATTCGCATCACCACCCTGGCCGAACTCGATGCCGCCGATGTTGACATGTTCACCCTGGTCAGCGTCGGCAACAGCGAAAGCCGGCATATCATCAATGGCACCCGCGAATGGGTCTACACCCCGCGCGGCTACTCACGGAAACTGACCACATGA
- the cobM gene encoding precorrin-4 C(11)-methyltransferase — protein sequence MTVYFIGAGPGDPELITVKGQRLIRQCPIILYAGSLVPREVLQPAEALADKIIDTASLDLDSIIEHIRTAHTQGQDVARVHSGDPSVYGAIGEQIRRLEALSINYEIIPGVTATSASAAWLGRELTLSGVSQTIIMTRYEGKTPFPERERLPQLAQSGATLAIHLGVTRIHKIVEELIPHYGEDCPVAVCYRTSWPDQDKVIGTLGTIVEQVRAKKFTRTSLILVGRVLAMDEFRDSYLYDQDQAHIYRPKVKPLNPRTVKR from the coding sequence ATGACCGTCTATTTTATTGGCGCCGGCCCCGGCGACCCTGAGCTGATTACCGTCAAAGGCCAGCGTCTGATTCGCCAGTGTCCGATCATTCTATATGCCGGTTCACTGGTGCCACGGGAAGTACTGCAACCGGCAGAAGCCCTGGCAGACAAGATCATCGATACCGCTTCGCTCGATCTGGACAGCATCATCGAACACATCCGCACGGCCCACACACAAGGCCAGGATGTGGCCCGGGTGCATTCCGGTGATCCGTCGGTATACGGCGCAATTGGCGAACAGATTCGCCGGCTTGAAGCGCTGTCCATCAACTACGAAATCATCCCCGGTGTCACGGCGACCTCAGCGTCGGCCGCGTGGCTGGGGCGCGAACTTACTCTGTCGGGGGTTTCCCAGACCATCATCATGACCCGCTATGAAGGCAAGACCCCGTTCCCGGAACGGGAGCGGCTGCCACAGCTGGCGCAAAGCGGTGCGACCCTGGCGATTCATCTGGGGGTGACCCGGATTCACAAGATCGTCGAGGAACTGATCCCCCATTACGGCGAAGACTGCCCGGTAGCGGTGTGTTATCGCACTTCCTGGCCGGATCAGGACAAGGTCATCGGCACCCTTGGCACCATCGTCGAGCAGGTTCGGGCCAAAAAGTTCACCCGCACTTCACTGATTCTGGTTGGCCGGGTGCTGGCCATGGATGAATTCCGCGACTCTTATTTGTACGACCAGGATCAGGCCCACATTTATCGGCCAAAAGTGAAACCCTTAAATCCCAGAACTGTTAAACGCTGA
- the cobW gene encoding cobalamin biosynthesis protein CobW: MQLNKIPATIVTGFLGSGKTTLLSNILQQAAGKRIAVIVNEFGELDIDAELLRSCPLDCDEPGEVKGENGIYELANGCICCTVEEEFLPVMKQLVARRDDIDHILIETSGLALPKPLVQAFNWPEIKQHCTVDAVITLIDGPAVAAGRFAHDEHKVQAQRLADDSLDHDPSLQELLDDQLSAADLVLVGKNDLLDDAERQRVQTIIAGKVPPEVKTVYISHANFVNAELPLEQLLGIAAATEERIAAVHNHHDHHHAHGEHHEHAHDHFDSLVLSLGEVDTQILQQQLRELLATQNIFRIKGFAALPDKPMRQVLQAVGQRLDVHFDRLWRADEPRRTQLVIIGKALNRETLLAALAPAEQVSVD; this comes from the coding sequence ATGCAACTGAATAAAATTCCCGCCACCATCGTCACCGGCTTTCTCGGCAGCGGTAAAACCACGCTGTTATCGAACATTCTGCAACAGGCCGCCGGCAAGCGTATTGCCGTCATCGTCAACGAATTCGGTGAACTGGATATCGATGCCGAACTGCTGCGCAGCTGCCCGCTGGACTGCGATGAACCCGGCGAGGTTAAAGGTGAAAACGGTATTTACGAACTGGCCAACGGCTGCATCTGCTGCACCGTGGAGGAAGAGTTTCTGCCGGTCATGAAGCAACTGGTGGCACGGCGCGACGACATCGATCACATCCTGATCGAGACCAGCGGCCTGGCGCTGCCAAAACCCCTGGTCCAGGCGTTCAACTGGCCGGAGATCAAACAGCATTGCACCGTCGATGCGGTGATTACTCTGATCGATGGTCCAGCGGTGGCGGCCGGTCGTTTTGCCCACGACGAACACAAGGTTCAGGCCCAGCGTCTGGCCGACGACAGTCTGGATCACGACCCCTCGCTACAGGAACTGCTCGACGATCAGCTCAGTGCCGCCGATCTGGTGCTGGTCGGTAAAAATGATCTGCTGGACGATGCCGAACGCCAACGGGTGCAGACGATCATCGCCGGCAAAGTGCCACCGGAGGTCAAAACCGTCTACATCAGTCACGCCAACTTTGTGAATGCTGAACTGCCACTGGAACAATTGCTCGGTATTGCCGCCGCCACAGAGGAACGCATCGCAGCGGTACACAATCATCACGATCATCATCATGCCCATGGTGAACACCATGAACACGCACATGATCACTTCGACTCGCTGGTGCTCAGCCTCGGCGAAGTCGACACCCAAATCCTGCAACAACAGCTGCGGGAATTGCTGGCGACCCAGAATATTTTCCGCATCAAAGGATTTGCCGCGCTGCCGGACAAGCCCATGCGCCAGGTGCTACAGGCCGTAGGCCAGCGTCTGGATGTGCACTTTGACCGTCTCTGGCGGGCCGATGAACCGCGCCGGAC